One part of the Olleya sp. YS genome encodes these proteins:
- a CDS encoding glycosyltransferase family 4 protein has protein sequence MHIGLITSEYPHPKVSHAAGIATSIKNLAVTLVNKGEQVTVFVYHQNKDEIINDKGVRIHLIAKKKFSFLTWYFYRKHLQNYINTVVVKENINILEAPDWTGITAFMNLKAPLVIRFHGSDAYFCKLDKRQQKFKNFVFEKSALLKAKAYIAPTTFAGQETAKIFGLHRNNIKTIHYGLQLDHFNNDAPNVYEDKTILYIGTIIRKKGVLELAEIFNKVIEVEPNAKLKLIGGDAPDVKTGAASTYALMQNVLSDKAKLNVEYLGKIPYSEVKNQIKQAHVCTFPSLAETLGMVTIESMALQKPVVNTSIGWAQELIDDGVNGYLAHPSDIDTYSEKIVQLFNDKALCLKMGQQARLKVESTFDINTIADKNIEYYQSIISKK, from the coding sequence ATGCACATAGGTTTAATCACATCAGAATATCCACATCCTAAAGTCTCTCACGCAGCAGGAATAGCGACAAGTATCAAAAATTTAGCTGTTACTTTAGTTAATAAAGGAGAACAAGTTACTGTTTTTGTTTATCACCAAAATAAAGATGAAATCATTAATGATAAAGGCGTAAGGATTCATTTAATTGCAAAGAAAAAGTTTTCATTTTTAACATGGTATTTCTATAGAAAGCACTTGCAAAACTATATTAATACAGTCGTAGTTAAAGAGAATATTAATATTCTGGAAGCTCCAGATTGGACAGGTATTACTGCGTTTATGAATTTAAAAGCACCACTAGTGATTCGTTTTCATGGTAGTGATGCGTATTTCTGTAAGCTAGATAAAAGACAGCAGAAGTTTAAAAACTTTGTATTTGAAAAATCTGCATTGCTCAAAGCCAAAGCTTACATTGCACCAACTACATTTGCAGGTCAAGAAACTGCTAAAATTTTCGGTTTACACCGAAATAACATTAAGACCATACATTATGGCTTACAGTTAGATCATTTTAATAATGATGCACCAAATGTTTATGAAGATAAGACGATACTATATATTGGAACTATAATCAGAAAAAAAGGAGTTTTAGAATTAGCAGAAATCTTTAATAAAGTCATTGAAGTAGAACCTAATGCCAAATTAAAATTAATTGGTGGTGATGCACCAGATGTAAAAACTGGAGCTGCTTCTACCTACGCTTTAATGCAAAATGTGTTGTCTGACAAAGCGAAATTAAACGTTGAATATCTAGGAAAAATACCCTATTCTGAAGTTAAAAATCAAATTAAACAAGCACATGTTTGTACATTTCCAAGTTTAGCTGAGACACTAGGCATGGTTACGATTGAAAGTATGGCATTACAAAAACCAGTGGTCAATACTAGTATTGGTTGGGCACAAGAGCTGATTGATGATGGCGTAAATGGTTATTTAGCGCATCCTTCAGATATAGATACCTATAGTGAAAAAATAGTACAACTTTTCAACGATAAAGCATTGTGTTTAAAGATGGGACAACAAGCACGTCTAAAAGTGGAGTCTACTTTTGATATCAATACCATTGCAGATAAAAATATAGAATACTACCAATCTATTATTTCAAAAAAATAA
- a CDS encoding UDP-glycosyltransferase — protein MKKKVFVFFPDGVGLRNFAFTNFKAIGEQMGFDITYWNNTVFSLKDNLGFNEVKIENHQIHPLTPIYSRARKRAELNVSRDKFNDEVYPTYKFPFNYKGLKNTLKSLYTKLLIGLYSSEKGVEKIRQKINDLERKNPKYAYCKAQLEEHKPDLIFCTTQRATQSISALLAAQDLGIPTVAFVYSWDNVPKAMQVVETDYYCVWSDLMKEEVLKYYPFVKEQQVFVTGTPQFEPHYDTSLKLSREDFFKQYNLDINKKYICYSGDDETTSPLDQYYLEDLANAVRSLNSKGENLGIIYRKCPVDFTTRYDAVIEENKDIIEVLDPIWKQVGDQWNQVLPAKEDFKMLYNVCEHSEFVTNVCSSTVFDFVVHDKACIYYNYEQPQLKNGIRDIGQNYKYVHFRSMPSQEAAVFCTNKNDLEGIVKQILDGQLSNVEQGKLWYEIVVGKTPTKASETIWNTIKNLV, from the coding sequence ATGAAAAAAAAAGTATTTGTCTTTTTTCCTGATGGAGTTGGTCTTAGAAACTTTGCTTTTACCAATTTTAAAGCTATAGGTGAGCAAATGGGTTTTGATATTACCTATTGGAATAATACAGTATTTTCTTTAAAAGATAATCTAGGTTTTAATGAAGTTAAAATCGAAAACCATCAAATTCATCCATTAACTCCAATTTATTCTCGTGCTCGTAAAAGAGCAGAATTAAATGTGTCGCGAGATAAGTTTAATGATGAGGTCTATCCGACTTATAAATTTCCGTTTAATTACAAAGGATTAAAAAATACGCTTAAAAGTTTATATACTAAATTATTAATTGGTTTATATTCTTCAGAGAAAGGCGTTGAAAAAATCCGTCAAAAAATAAACGATTTAGAGCGTAAAAACCCAAAATATGCCTATTGTAAAGCACAATTAGAAGAACATAAACCAGATTTAATTTTTTGTACTACACAGCGTGCCACACAATCTATTAGTGCGCTATTAGCAGCTCAAGATTTGGGCATTCCAACAGTAGCATTTGTCTATTCTTGGGATAATGTACCTAAAGCCATGCAAGTGGTTGAGACAGATTATTATTGTGTTTGGAGTGATTTAATGAAAGAGGAAGTATTAAAATACTACCCTTTTGTAAAAGAACAACAAGTCTTTGTGACAGGTACACCACAGTTTGAACCACATTATGACACCAGTTTAAAATTAAGTCGAGAAGACTTTTTTAAGCAATATAATTTAGATATCAACAAAAAATACATTTGCTATTCTGGTGATGACGAAACCACGTCACCTTTAGATCAATACTATCTTGAAGACTTAGCCAATGCTGTTAGAAGTTTAAATAGTAAAGGCGAAAACTTAGGCATTATCTATAGAAAATGTCCAGTAGATTTTACAACGCGTTATGACGCTGTAATAGAAGAAAATAAAGATATCATTGAAGTGTTAGATCCTATTTGGAAGCAAGTTGGTGACCAATGGAATCAAGTGTTACCTGCAAAAGAAGACTTTAAAATGCTTTATAATGTGTGCGAGCATTCTGAGTTTGTAACCAACGTGTGTTCTTCGACAGTATTTGATTTTGTGGTTCATGATAAAGCTTGTATTTATTATAATTATGAGCAACCACAACTTAAAAACGGTATTAGAGATATTGGACAGAATTATAAGTATGTACACTTTAGAAGTATGCCAAGTCAAGAAGCAGCTGTGTTTTGTACCAATAAAAATGATTTAGAAGGTATAGTAAAACAAATTTTAGATGGGCAACTTTCTAATGTAGAACAAGGTAAACTATGGTATGAGATTGTAGTCGGTAAAACGCCAACAAAAGCATCAGAGACTATTTGGAACACTATTAAAAACCTAGTTTAA
- a CDS encoding glycosyltransferase family A protein — protein sequence MIILVHQHSKLTQVLDAKQQPITDGFGIGETITKTLEKIAQTNTDELIIWCEQQYLDHLNIDDFSKIFHHQRVLASYNLSETDYLPKQIGYVERSYFLKINKSVTFPTWFMSSHVGGIHASVLTHLKEDLNFLECFDYFFNSLAKRAMVEGLFCYSEPRLLLPNTSVKTETKQASTDTLFKFVKQHYKWVWIFFLSACYLIYERKFTFFPLLKSLFYKQLSTHFNLDQISIQSSKKVINNKDIDVIIPTIGRKQYLYDVLKDLSAQTILPKNVIIVEQNPLDDSVSELNYLTTQDWPFNIKHTFTHQSGVCNARNLALSQVESEWTFLGDDDNRLETNLIKTLFNHIEQYGVQVGTTVYLQPNETQTYLKTAQTSIFGAGNSIVKSSLIKQVKFNMNYEFNYGEDNDFGMQLRHLGEDVVYFADIKITHLKAPIGGYRTKVKQLWADDVVKPKPSPTIMLLNETYFTKHQLLGYKLLLGLRSFKHSSTKNPFAYIKQYKKQWKCSQFWSAKLQSKHHA from the coding sequence GTGATTATATTAGTACATCAACATAGCAAATTAACTCAAGTATTGGATGCTAAACAGCAACCCATTACTGATGGATTTGGTATTGGAGAGACAATAACTAAAACCCTTGAAAAAATTGCTCAAACTAACACAGATGAATTGATTATTTGGTGTGAACAACAGTATTTAGACCATTTAAATATTGATGACTTTTCAAAAATTTTTCACCATCAACGTGTACTAGCAAGTTATAACTTGTCAGAAACAGATTATCTACCTAAACAAATAGGGTATGTTGAACGCTCTTACTTCTTAAAAATAAATAAGAGTGTGACTTTCCCAACCTGGTTTATGAGTAGCCATGTTGGAGGTATACATGCTTCGGTTTTAACTCATTTAAAAGAGGATTTAAATTTTTTAGAATGCTTTGACTATTTTTTCAATTCTTTAGCTAAACGTGCTATGGTAGAAGGGTTGTTTTGTTATTCTGAACCTAGATTATTGCTACCAAACACTTCAGTAAAAACTGAAACAAAACAAGCGTCAACTGACACCTTATTTAAGTTTGTCAAGCAACACTATAAATGGGTTTGGATATTTTTCTTAAGCGCATGTTATTTGATTTATGAGAGAAAATTTACTTTTTTTCCGTTGCTGAAAAGTTTGTTTTATAAACAGTTATCAACTCACTTTAATCTGGATCAAATTTCTATTCAATCCTCTAAAAAAGTCATCAATAATAAAGACATCGATGTTATTATTCCAACCATAGGTAGAAAGCAATATTTGTATGATGTTTTAAAAGATTTATCCGCTCAGACTATTTTACCAAAAAACGTCATTATTGTCGAGCAAAATCCACTTGACGATTCTGTTTCAGAATTAAATTATTTAACCACTCAAGATTGGCCTTTCAATATCAAACATACTTTTACCCATCAATCTGGAGTTTGTAATGCACGTAATTTAGCTTTATCACAAGTTGAAAGCGAATGGACCTTTTTAGGTGATGATGATAATAGATTGGAAACTAATCTAATTAAAACGCTATTTAATCATATCGAGCAATATGGTGTACAGGTAGGTACAACGGTATATTTACAACCTAACGAAACGCAAACCTATTTAAAAACCGCACAAACTAGTATTTTCGGAGCAGGGAATAGCATCGTTAAATCTAGTCTAATCAAGCAAGTTAAGTTTAACATGAATTACGAATTTAATTATGGCGAAGACAATGATTTTGGTATGCAATTAAGACATTTGGGCGAAGATGTGGTGTATTTTGCAGATATTAAAATCACGCATTTAAAAGCACCAATTGGTGGTTATCGTACCAAAGTCAAACAGCTTTGGGCTGATGATGTCGTCAAGCCTAAACCATCTCCAACCATCATGTTGTTAAACGAAACTTATTTTACAAAACACCAATTATTAGGTTACAAATTGTTATTAGGATTACGCAGTTTTAAACATAGTTCAACTAAAAATCCATTTGCTTATATTAAGCAGTATAAAAAACAATGGAAATGTAGCCAATTTTGGAGTGCCAAACTCCAATCTAAACACCATGCTTAA
- a CDS encoding N-acetylneuraminate synthase family protein, giving the protein MNTYKTPYIIAEIGCNHKGDMQIAKELIQMAKIFCNVDAVKFQKRHNKELLTEEQYNSPHPNPSNSYGDTYGEHREYLEFDVTQHQELKDFCEAIGIDYSTSVWDVTSAKEIASLNPKFIKIPSACNNNVKMLEWLCENYKGELHISTGMTTKDEIEDLVELFKKHNRNKDLVLYNCTSGYPVPFEDVCLLDINLLIKKYGNEVKHIGFSGHHLGIAVDVAAYTLGANIVERHYTLDRTWKGTDHAASLEPIGMRKLSRDLKAVHKALAFKSQDILPIEQVQRDKLKNQKG; this is encoded by the coding sequence ATGAATACTTACAAAACACCTTACATCATTGCCGAAATTGGTTGCAACCACAAAGGTGATATGCAAATAGCCAAAGAATTAATTCAAATGGCTAAAATATTCTGTAATGTAGATGCTGTCAAGTTTCAGAAGCGTCACAATAAAGAGTTATTGACAGAGGAGCAGTACAATAGTCCACATCCTAACCCATCTAATTCTTATGGAGATACTTATGGTGAACATCGCGAGTATTTAGAGTTTGATGTAACCCAACATCAAGAGTTAAAAGACTTTTGTGAAGCAATAGGTATCGATTATTCAACCTCTGTTTGGGATGTGACTTCTGCAAAAGAAATAGCGTCTTTAAACCCTAAGTTTATTAAAATACCTTCAGCATGTAACAATAATGTTAAGATGTTAGAGTGGTTGTGTGAGAATTATAAAGGAGAACTTCATATCTCTACAGGAATGACTACTAAAGATGAAATTGAGGATTTGGTAGAGCTTTTCAAAAAACACAACAGAAATAAAGATTTAGTATTGTACAATTGCACCTCTGGTTATCCAGTACCATTTGAAGATGTGTGTTTATTAGATATCAATTTATTGATTAAAAAATATGGTAACGAAGTCAAGCATATTGGTTTTTCTGGACATCATCTAGGTATTGCAGTAGATGTTGCAGCATATACGCTAGGAGCAAATATTGTTGAGCGTCATTATACGTTAGATAGAACATGGAAAGGCACAGATCATGCAGCCTCTTTAGAGCCTATCGGAATGCGTAAACTATCAAGAGATTTAAAAGCGGTTCATAAAGCTTTAGCTTTTAAAAGCCAAGATATTTTACCAATTGAGCAAGTACAACGCGATAAATTGAAAAATCAAAAAGGCTAA
- a CDS encoding acylneuraminate cytidylyltransferase — protein MKKIGFIPLRKGSKGIPNKNKRKMVGRPLFTWVLGEAFQSNLDEVYVYTDDQSIIDFINKEYHYTTKIKGLLRSDESATDTASTESAMLELAKKINYDFDVFCLLQATSPFTKASDINKCLQEVENGKDSALTVVNTHRFLWKEDGTPINYNPLQRPRRQDFEGLLIENGAVYVCKKEVLQNKKNRLGDTIGIVKMPEDSLQEIDSESDWIVVEQLLIERQKRAKSAQKITHLILDVDGVFTDGSITYTKDGEHTKRFDMRDGMGLEILRQFDVEVVIMTSENSELVAKRMQKLQIEQVYLGVKDKFTLINKLAKEQNIELSNIAYVGDDVNDLANIVSVGWSLAPNNAMVEIKTNADVVLSKDSANGAIREACQFVKNYNKRF, from the coding sequence ATGAAAAAAATCGGTTTTATTCCTTTACGTAAAGGCTCTAAAGGTATTCCCAATAAAAACAAACGTAAAATGGTCGGTAGACCCTTGTTTACTTGGGTTTTGGGTGAGGCATTTCAATCTAATCTAGATGAAGTTTATGTTTATACTGACGATCAATCTATCATCGATTTTATCAATAAAGAATACCATTACACCACAAAAATTAAAGGACTATTAAGAAGCGACGAAAGTGCTACAGACACTGCGTCTACAGAAAGTGCTATGCTTGAACTAGCTAAAAAAATCAATTATGATTTTGACGTGTTTTGCTTATTACAAGCGACTTCGCCTTTTACAAAAGCTTCCGATATTAATAAATGTTTGCAAGAAGTTGAAAACGGAAAAGATTCTGCTTTAACTGTAGTCAACACACATCGTTTTTTATGGAAAGAAGATGGAACACCTATAAATTATAATCCGTTACAACGTCCAAGACGTCAAGATTTTGAGGGATTATTAATAGAAAACGGAGCAGTTTATGTTTGTAAAAAGGAAGTGCTTCAAAACAAAAAAAATAGATTAGGCGATACCATAGGTATTGTTAAAATGCCAGAGGATAGTTTACAAGAGATTGATAGCGAAAGCGATTGGATTGTTGTTGAGCAATTGTTGATTGAACGTCAAAAACGTGCCAAATCAGCCCAAAAAATCACACATTTAATACTAGATGTAGATGGTGTCTTTACGGATGGAAGTATTACTTACACTAAGGATGGCGAACATACCAAACGTTTTGATATGCGTGATGGAATGGGATTAGAAATTTTACGCCAGTTCGATGTTGAGGTAGTAATCATGACCTCTGAAAACTCAGAATTAGTGGCTAAGCGTATGCAAAAGCTTCAAATAGAGCAAGTCTATTTAGGAGTAAAAGATAAATTTACTTTGATAAATAAATTAGCTAAAGAGCAAAATATAGAACTAAGTAACATCGCTTATGTTGGTGATGATGTTAACGATTTAGCCAATATAGTTAGTGTTGGTTGGTCATTAGCACCAAATAATGCTATGGTAGAAATTAAAACAAACGCTGATGTGGTATTGTCTAAAGACTCTGCTAATGGTGCGATTAGAGAAGCTTGTCAGTTTGTGAAAAATTATAATAAAAGATTTTAG